From a single Lineus longissimus chromosome 16, tnLinLong1.2, whole genome shotgun sequence genomic region:
- the LOC135500522 gene encoding metalloprotease mig-17-like — translation MMASVGVLLVVVTFYLCGLSLAKEKVHETVNVRSENDGVEFDAFGKRFLVRRSADDDVTEADDVPVYAVKGNKLKEVHISDDQDTKIFKTKRSAVAVTSGESPTLKGWVMDGDEMIRISPEDSSSDNEENNPHTVEITEEPTSSIPLDYIDPHVPSSAEGDKVKRGFGRRGRLDALIELLVVVDNSIYRRVKEQKNGDENAAMRDIKIYYTLYVASINQRFQNIKDRELSISVVVTAIIVDKDRESAPWAEYFAFPAPDRSEMRLDAAIALDQFRGWIMDELTSLPQFDHAMAFTDYNLVRLGNVDTTGMAYVNTMCDLKFGYSVSVMQELGGFAAVGAATHELGHSLGSRHDGDRNSRDCPASMNNVMAPGNSNNVRVLRNFFYFSRCSVRQMRETIRNESSECLFNTRRSSMHHRTMKLPGQIVGVNKQCQQMVGEKSSFCAEGRFIGEMCFRLWCHDPKSGKCKTHGSMVAAHGTSCGDGKWCVNGQCTNDARAPKLESCHFGEMHKERCAQLIRQDIANCRDEQTKKMCCESCPKMMRMYYRF, via the exons ATGATGGCATCAGTAGGCGTTCTCCTGGTCGTGGTTACATTCTACCTCTGTGGACTGTCTTTGGCTAaagaaaaag TCCATGAAACTGTGAACGTGCGCTCCGAGAACGATGGTGTGGAATTCGATGCCTTCGGAAAGCGATTCCTGGTCCGCCGATCTgctgatgatgacgtcaccgaAGCTGATGACGTACCTGTGTACGCCGTGAAGGGGAACAAACTCAAAGAAGTTCATATTTCAGATGACCAG GACACGAAGATATTTAAGACGAAGAGATCAGCAGTGGCTGTCACAAGTGGAGAATCGCCAACTCTG AAAGGTTGGGTGATGGACGGAGATGAAATGATAAGGATCTCCCCTGAGGATTCTTCAAGCGACAATGAAGAAAACAATCCCCACACTGTGGAAATCACGGAGGAACCAACGAGTAGTATACCTCTAGATTACA TTGATCCTCATGTACCCTCGTCAGCAGAAGGCGACAAGGTGAAACGTGGCTTTGGTAGACGAGGTCGTCTTGACGCTTTGATTGAGTTACTGGTGGTAGTGGACAACTCCATCTACAGGAGAGTGAAAGAGCAGAAGAATGGTGACGAGAATGCTGCGATGAGAGATATCAAGATATATTACACACTTTATGTGGCATCG ATCAACCAGCGCTTCCAGAATATCAAAGACCGCGAGCTCTCCATTTCCGTCGTGGTGACTGCGATCATTGTAGACAAG GATCGAGAGAGCGCTCCCTGGGCGGAATACTTCGCCTTCCCGGCCCCCGACCGGTCGGAAATGAGGCTTGACGCGGCCATTGCTTTGGACCAGTTCAGGGGTTGGATCATGGACGAGCTGACCAGCTTACCGCAGTTTGACCACGCCATGGCCTTTACTGA TTACAATCTGGTCCGTCTCGGCAACGTGGACACCACCGGTATGGCTTACGTGAACACCATGTGTGACCTCAAGTTTGGGTACTCCGTGTCCGTCATGCAAGAACTCGGCGGGTTCGCCGCAGTCGGTGCCGCAACACATGAACTTGGCCACAG TTTAGGCTCAAGGCACGATGGCGACCGTAACAGCCGCGACTGTCCCGCCAGCATGAACAATGTGATGGCACCCGGCAACAGCAATAACGTGCGGGTCCTCAGAAACTTCTTCTACTTCTCAAGGTGCAGTGTACGACAGATGAGAGAGACAATAAG AAATGAGTcgtcagagtgcctcttcaacACCAGACGGAGTAGCATGCACCATCGGACGATGAAACTGCCAGGGCAGATCGTGGGTGTCAATAAACAATGCCAGCAAATGGTCGGCGAGAAGTCATCGTTCTGCGCG GAGGGGCGGTTTATCGGCGAGATGTGCTTCAGACTCTGGTGCCATGACCCAAAATCCGGCAAGTGCAAGACCCATGGCTCCATGGTGGCGGCTCATGGAACCTCGTGCGGGGACGGAAAGTGGTGCGTGAATGGCCAATGTACCAATGATGCCAGGGCACCCAAGTTGGAAT CGTGTCACTTCGGAGAGATGCACAAGGAGCGATGTGCCCAGTTGATAAGACAAGACATAGCAAACTGTAGAGATGAACAAACCAAGAAAATGTGCTGCGAATCGTGCCCGAAGATGATGCGAATGTACTACAGGTTTTGA
- the LOC135500602 gene encoding proton-coupled zinc antiporter SLC30A9, mitochondrial-like, which produces MFRYNTHNLRNLAKLLHKSTLTGQRIQEFAVVAGILPCKGCHVIDWQLKLGQRTVRTYRQYGCLLPIIVRASSSSNDGKNDEADSTKDPPPARENSPKSSQTGAIKGNTPNQAGSKVTDPVLQSTGVEKPKVVVQGEATQEAPTKKKKKQRSKIDWSASYTDNSYTTPVRAITDYYLTSSELEKLPKYSRRSPFPELGRITVYLKSDVEKKAYEVFSGKENFLKHRAKMRGEKETHDKMTTLFRKAMKQYKTAVKKHGQAIIVDPYEESVKSVFRSGSGRVVLYAVTINAANFFLKLVAWLYTGSHSMFSEAIHSAADTVNQMILAFGIHRSIKKPDSEHPYGYSNMRYVSSLISGVGIFCLGAGLSWYHGIHGLLNPAPLEATVWAVGLLGGSLFSEGATLFMAINQAKLMAKRDGLSVLEYVRRGYEPMNNVVLLEDFAAVLGVGVAATCLTITMYTGNLLADCVGSMVIGGLLAGVASFIIYTNTTALVGRAIPPEKTVQICALLESDRIVRALHDVKATDMGGKYIRFKAEVDFDGKELTRSYMDKLELENLLGEMQKLKTIEEVEDSMLKHGEMIIDILGSEVDRLEQKIVKKFPEVRHVDLEVL; this is translated from the exons ATGTTTCGCTACAACACACACAACCTGAGGAATCTAGCCAAACTTCTTCACAAATCCACACTTACTGGACAGCGTATTCAagaatttgctgttgttgctggTATCCTTCCTTGTAAAG GATGTCATGTTATCGATTGGCAGCTGAAGCTTGGACAGCGGACAGTTCGTACGTACCGTCAATATGGCTGCCTCTTACCCATAATTGTGAGGGCATCGTCCTCGAGCAATGATGGTAAGAACGATGAGGCAGATTCTACAAAAGACCCACCTCCTGCCAGAGAGAATAGTCCAAAATCATCGCAGACTGGTGCCATAAAGGGTAACACTCCCAATCAAGCTGGTTCCAAAGTGACTGATCCAGTGCTGCAAAGTACTGGGGTTGAAAAGCCAAAAGTTGTTGTTCAAGGAGAAGCTACACAAG aagcaccaacaaaaaagaagaagaagcagaggTCAAAAATTGATTGGTCTGCAAGTTATACAGACAACAGTTACACAACTCCAGTTCGTGCCATCACAGATTATTACTTGACTTCTAG TGAATTAGAAAAGCTGCCAAAATATTCTCGAAGAAGCCCGTTTCCAGAGTTAGGAAGAATTACAGTATACTTGAAGTCAGATGTTGAAAAAAAAGCCTATGAGGTATTCAGTGGCAAAGAAAACTTTCTGAAACATCGGGCAAAAATGAGAGGGGAAAAGGAGACTCATGATAAAA TGACGACACTTTTCCGTAAGGCAATGAAGCAGTACAAAACAGCTGTTAAGAAACATGGACAGGCTATCATTGTTGATCCGTATGAAGAG AGTGTCAAGAGTGTGTTCAGATCAGGCTCCGGGCGAGTTGTACTCTATGCAGTAACTAT CAATGCGGCCAACTTCTTCCTCAAGTTGGTGGCATGGTTATACACCGGATCTCACAGCATGTTCTCGGAGGCCATCCATTCAGCGGCGGACACAGTCAATCAG ATGATCCTTGCATTTGGCATCCATCGGTCAATCAAGAAGCCAGACTCGGAACATCCCTACGGCTATTCCAACATGCGCTATGTATCCTCGTTGATTAGTGGTGTGGGTATCTTCTGCCTCGGAGCAGGTCTGTCCTGGTATCATGGCATTCATGGTCTTCTTAATCCAGCACCTCTTGAGGCAACAGTGTGG GCTGTTGGTCTACTTGGTGGTTCCCTTTTCTCTGAAGGAG CCACCTTGTTCATGGCGATCAACCAAGCCAAGTTAATGGCCAAGAGAGATGGCTTAAGTGTCCTAGAGTATG TCAGACGGGGCTACGAACCTATGAACAATGTAGTGTTACTTGAAGACTTTGCTGCCGTGCTGGGAGTTGGAGTAGCTGCTACCTGCCTCACCATCACGATGTACACGGGGAACCTCCTGGCTGACTGTGTGGGCTCCATGGTCATTGGGGGACTACTCGCTGGTGTTGCTTCATTTATCATTTACACCAACACGACGGCTTTAGTTGGAAG AGCCATTCCACCAGAGAAGACAGTACAGATATGTGCACTGTTGGAAAGTGATCGAATTGTTCGGGCTTTGCATGACGTAAAGGCCACCGACATGGGAGGGAAATACATCAGGTTCAAAGCAGAGGTCGactttgatgggaaagagttaACAAGGTCATACATGGATAAATTAGAACTGGAGAACTTACTTGGG GAAATGCAAAAGCTCAAAACAATAGAAGAGGTAGAAGATTCGatgttgaagcatggtgagatgaTTATTGATATCCTGGGCTCTGAGGTGGACCGCCTCGAACAAAAGATAGTG AAAAAGTTTCCAGAAGTGCGGCACGTGGACCTGGAAGTTTTATAG
- the LOC135500771 gene encoding solute carrier family 23 member 1-like: MITALAETPDTEPNDHSPQEKAMLGGINSLQYGVDDNPPWYTCIALGLQHYVTQFGSTFSVPFILAAPLCMEHDFLGRSQVLGTILFMSGIITVLQTTFGVRLPIIQGASFAFLPPVFAILSQPQWKCPASAQETINITHQNLTAASENGTVVELDREIWYVRIREIQGAIMVSSLLQIGIGFTGVIGTLLRYIGPLTIAPTIVLMVLPLHEAATASASQHWWISLLTVLLICLFSQYLTNVPLPYPSYARGRGWKMGFAHVFKLFPILLAVIIAWIICIILTLTNVFTEDPKGWGYPARTDTNLRVLKAADWIRFPYPGQWGLPTVSVASTIAMMGGVMASIMESIGDYYACARLSGAPPPPKHAVNRGIGMEGIGCLLTGAWGTGNGTTSYSENIGAIGITKVASRRVVQVGGLLMIVFGLFGKFGALFVTIPAPVVGGMFLVMFGMIAATGLANLQFVDLNSSRNLFIIGFSMFAGFAIPQWVAKNTDALTTGVFVIDQMVRVLLTTAMMVGGLAGFFLDNTLPGSDEERGLLKWREELISADDDAKTRISACYDFPIGMNLIRKTKWLRHIPFMPTFTGYNCCRLKCSPCCHETSAVAMATCCRKRKVVDIDITVDNPEENPLNGDQMMAENSV; the protein is encoded by the exons ATGATTACTGCGTTAGCAGAGACGCCCGACACCGAGCCAAACGATCATTCTCCACAG GAGAAAGCCATGCTTGGCGGCATCAATAGTCTCCAGTATGGTGTCGATGATAATCCGCCATGGTACACGTGCATTGCGCTGGGATTACAG CACTACGTCACCCAGTTTGGTTCCACCTTCTCTGTCCCGTTCATCCTCGCCGCTCCTCTCTGCATGGAGCACGACTTCCTGGGGCGGAGCCAAGTACTCGGTACCATCCTCTTCATGTCGGGCATCATCACAGTATTACAGACCACATTTGGAGTCAG GCTCCCAATTATCCAGGGAGCATCTTTCGCCTTCTTGCCACCCGTGTTTGCTATCCTGTCCCAACCGCAATGGAAATGTCCCGCTTCAG CTCAAGAAACCATCAATATCACGCATCAGAATTTGACCGCTGCTTCCGAGAATGGCACCGTGGTAGAACTTGATAGAGAGATCTGGTATGTTCGAATCAGGGAG ATCCAAGGAGCCATCATGGTATCATCGCTTCTACAGATCGGTATTGGCTTCACCGGAGTGATAGGTACGCTGCTCCGCTACATTGGACCCCTGACTATTGCCCCTACTATTGTCCTCATGGTGCTCCCGCTGCACGAGGCGGCTACAGCAAGCGCTTCACAGCATTGGTGGATCTCACTCTT GACTGTGCTGTTGATTTGCTTATTCTCGCAGTACCTGACCAACGTCCCACTGCCATATCCATCGTATGCACGCGGCAGAGGATGGAAAATGGGGTTCGCGCACGTCTTTAAACTCTTTCCA ATTCTGCTCGCAGTTATAATCGCCTGGATCATCTGCATCATTCTAACTCTGACCAATGTGTTCACGGAGGATCCCAAGGGCTGGGGCTACCCTGCCCGCACGGACACCAACCTCCGTGTCTTGAAGGCTGCAGACTGGATCCGATTTCCCTACCCGG GTCAATGGGGCTTGCCGACAGTGTCAGTTGCCTCGACCATAGCTATGATGGGAGGAGTTATGGCGTCCATCATGGAGTCAATTGGGGACTATTACGCATGCGCGCGACTGTCTGGAGCTCCACCGCCGCCGAAGCATGCTGTCAATAGAG GTATTGGTATGGAAGGTATCGGGTGTCTCCTGACAGGCGCATGGGGGACTGGAAATGGCACCACATCTTACAGTGAAAACATTGGTGCCATTGGAATCACAAAG GTTGCTAGCCGACGGGTGGTACAAGTTGGTGGCCTTCTCATGATCGTGTTTGGACTGTTCGGCAAGTTTGGTGCTCTCTTCGTGACAATACCAGCACCTGTCGTAGGCGGCATGTTTCTCGTCATGTTTG GAATGATCGCAGCGACAGGTCTTGCTAATCTCCAGTTTGTCGATTTGAACTCCTCAAGAAATCTCTTCATCATTGGTTTCTCAATGTTCGCCGGATTCGCGATTCCGCAATGGGTGGCCAAAAATACGGATGCACTCACAACAG GTGTGTTCGTCATCGATCAAATGGTCCGCGTTCTTTTAACCACTGCCATGATGGTTGGGGGGTTGGCCGGCTTCTTCCTCGACAACACTTTGCCAG GTTCTGATGAAGAGCGCGGTCTTCTCAAATGGAGAGAGGAGCTGATTTCAGCAGACGATGATGCAAAGACCCGGATATCCGCCTGCTACGACTTTCCAATCGGGATGAATCTCAttagaaaaacaaaatggctgcgaCACATTCCATTCATGCCGACATTTACAGGGTATAACTGCTGTCGGTTAAAGTGTTCGCCTTGTTGTCATGAAACAAGTGCAGTTGCCATGGCGACGTGTTGCCGCAAACGAAAGGTGGTGGATATTGATATAACCGTTGATAATCCTGAGGAGAACCCATTGAATGGTGATCAAATGATGGCTGAAAACAGCGTTTAG